The Thiomonas sp. FB-Cd genome includes a window with the following:
- a CDS encoding TolC family protein: MRYDAMKTRLSAALLVSALLAGCASYTPQPIHPDKTADALARRTLSDPRLLRFLAAQLHKSSAPPWNLSTLSLVAAYERPDMPLAEARLLEAKGGETTAAALPNPNLQLAPTYDTTTPAPPWTVGPVVTFLIQSYGARPARIAQARARTEQAREAIAVTAWQLRGQVRTAMLDLWAAQQAAALAAQRASLAERYREVVAQRYQAGMVSAATLTTATLALNQAELELASQRRASRLGRASLAAALGLPTTALDGVDLDMRGIAHPRQPGRLEPLIHSALTSRPDVLAALAHYAAAEAALRLAVAQQYPAIDIGPGYHYDQGDNKFILSISLPLPILNQNQGPIAQARAARRVAAEQFLATQTNVLAEIDQARTDWHASVSELDSARRLRKAAADALKREQDAFAAGQIGRLRILGARLAYVQAQQGALSASVHERNALGRLEAALYHPFLVANRSQ; this comes from the coding sequence ATGCGATACGACGCGATGAAGACCCGTCTGTCGGCCGCTTTGCTCGTTTCCGCGCTGCTTGCCGGATGCGCGAGCTACACACCGCAGCCCATCCATCCCGACAAGACTGCGGATGCACTGGCTAGGCGCACGCTCTCTGATCCCCGTTTGCTGCGCTTCCTCGCGGCCCAACTGCACAAGAGCAGTGCACCACCCTGGAACCTCTCCACGCTATCCCTGGTGGCCGCCTATGAGCGCCCCGACATGCCGCTGGCCGAGGCCAGGCTGCTGGAGGCCAAGGGCGGCGAGACCACCGCGGCGGCGCTGCCGAACCCGAACCTGCAACTTGCGCCCACCTACGACACGACCACCCCAGCGCCGCCCTGGACGGTCGGCCCCGTCGTCACCTTCCTGATCCAATCCTACGGTGCGCGTCCCGCACGCATCGCGCAGGCACGGGCTCGAACCGAGCAGGCGCGCGAGGCCATCGCCGTCACCGCCTGGCAACTGCGCGGCCAGGTGCGAACAGCCATGCTCGATCTCTGGGCTGCGCAGCAAGCCGCAGCGCTTGCTGCGCAGCGTGCGTCCCTTGCGGAGCGCTATCGCGAGGTCGTCGCGCAGCGCTATCAGGCAGGCATGGTCTCGGCAGCGACGCTGACCACCGCGACGCTCGCCCTCAACCAGGCCGAACTGGAGCTCGCATCGCAGCGCCGCGCCAGTCGACTGGGGCGAGCCTCCCTGGCTGCCGCACTGGGCTTGCCGACCACCGCGCTGGATGGCGTCGATCTCGACATGCGGGGCATCGCCCACCCACGGCAGCCCGGCCGCCTTGAACCCCTGATCCACTCGGCGCTCACCTCGCGCCCGGACGTACTCGCTGCTCTCGCGCATTACGCCGCCGCAGAGGCCGCGCTGCGCCTGGCGGTTGCGCAGCAGTACCCCGCCATCGACATCGGTCCCGGCTACCACTACGACCAGGGCGACAACAAGTTCATCCTGTCGATATCCCTGCCGCTGCCCATCCTCAACCAGAACCAGGGCCCGATCGCTCAGGCCCGCGCCGCACGACGAGTTGCAGCCGAGCAGTTCCTCGCGACCCAGACCAACGTGCTGGCCGAGATCGATCAAGCACGGACGGACTGGCACGCCAGCGTGTCCGAGCTGGACAGCGCGCGCCGGCTGCGCAAGGCCGCCGCCGATGCTCTCAAGCGGGAGCAGGACGCCTTCGCCGCGGGGCAAATCGGCCGGCTACGGATTCTCGGCGCCAGGCTGGCCTACGTGCAGGCACAACAGGGCGCGCTGTCGGCGTCGGTCCACGAGCGCAACGCGCTCGGCCGCCTCGAAGCGGCGCTCTACCACCCCTTCCTGGTTGCCAACCGGAGCCAATGA
- a CDS encoding IS110 family transposase — MAGQQVVGLDIAQKVFQLHSVDMETGEISNVQIKRAKVLEHFANRRPSLIAIEACGSGHYWARALRSLGHTVRLLHAKVVRPFVSGNKTDATDARAIWLAVQQPGVKFVGIKSVAQQATLTLHRQRQALMKMRIMQTNALRGLLYEFGATFAKGDKALFSEIESALEALASTLPQVVVDSLREQVMRVKAFEVDILAIEGRLKLQLQQDPQMQRIAKIPGVGLLTATAAIATMGEASAFKSGREFCAWLGLVPSQSGTGGKVRLGSISKRGDTYLRTLLVNGARGVVHNVRQPSPWMAGLKVRRHSNVVCVAQAAKMARTIWALTAKAQEYESNHVSVKPEMA, encoded by the coding sequence ATGGCCGGGCAGCAGGTGGTCGGCCTGGACATTGCGCAGAAGGTGTTTCAACTGCACAGCGTCGACATGGAGACCGGCGAAATCTCCAACGTGCAAATCAAGCGGGCAAAGGTGCTAGAACACTTCGCCAACCGCAGGCCCAGCCTGATCGCCATCGAGGCTTGCGGCAGTGGACACTACTGGGCACGGGCGTTGCGCTCTTTGGGCCATACCGTGCGACTTCTGCACGCCAAAGTGGTTCGCCCATTTGTCAGCGGAAACAAAACCGACGCCACGGACGCACGCGCCATCTGGCTGGCGGTGCAGCAACCTGGTGTCAAGTTTGTGGGCATCAAATCAGTAGCTCAGCAGGCGACGTTGACATTGCACCGGCAGCGTCAGGCACTGATGAAGATGCGAATCATGCAGACCAATGCACTGCGAGGGTTACTCTACGAATTCGGAGCCACCTTCGCCAAGGGCGATAAAGCGCTGTTCAGCGAAATTGAGTCGGCACTTGAGGCGCTGGCAAGCACCCTCCCGCAGGTGGTCGTCGACAGCTTGCGGGAGCAGGTCATGCGTGTCAAGGCTTTTGAAGTGGACATTCTGGCCATAGAGGGTCGACTGAAATTGCAACTCCAGCAAGACCCCCAGATGCAGCGCATTGCCAAGATTCCAGGCGTCGGATTGCTGACCGCCACAGCGGCCATAGCAACCATGGGGGAAGCCAGCGCATTCAAGTCCGGACGTGAATTCTGTGCCTGGCTGGGCCTTGTGCCGTCACAAAGTGGCACCGGTGGCAAAGTTCGGCTGGGCAGCATCTCCAAACGAGGGGACACCTACCTACGTACCCTGCTGGTCAATGGTGCCAGAGGCGTAGTGCACAACGTCAGGCAACCAAGTCCCTGGATGGCGGGGCTGAAAGTACGACGCCATTCGAATGTCGTCTGCGTGGCGCAGGCAGCCAAGATGGCGAGAACGATCTGGGCACTTACTGCCAAAGCGCAGGAGTATGAAAGCAACCATGTGAGTGTGAAACCCGAAATGGCGTGA
- a CDS encoding heavy metal sensor histidine kinase: MKRPLSLTTRISLLFATAGAVALLIAGVVFERAGNYRFRDHDREELQGKLDLTREILRSSPNLADSGALDRRFRDMAFGHPGMAMVLTVAGHIVYAAGGQRVLAHLEVASDEGQGAPVTWSDDEHSYRIARARYLKLGTGVPDATVAIALDITEDQTFLQDFREFLWFGILQVALGLGWLSWLITRRGLAPLERLSAQVALISAKALDQPMPSGNVPRELESLVDAFNTMLLRLHEAFARLSEFSDDIAHELRTPVNNLLLQTQVTLDGHSDLDAYRSALQANEAECQRLAHMISDMLFIAKADNRQLALRLEPLRLGDEVDGLLDFYENLASARDITLDRSGDARVIADRMLIRRALSNLLSNAIRYTDEGGTVRVALEATSDGAMCIKVVNPGPEIPIAARERVFERLYRVERARSELDAEGRGLGLAIVKAIAELHGGSVGVTCADGYTSFEIRLPSGE; this comes from the coding sequence ATGAAGCGGCCGCTTTCGCTGACCACGAGAATCAGCCTGCTGTTCGCAACCGCAGGCGCTGTCGCGCTGCTGATCGCTGGGGTAGTGTTCGAGCGTGCGGGCAATTACAGGTTTCGCGACCACGACCGCGAGGAGCTTCAGGGCAAGCTCGATCTCACGCGCGAGATCCTGAGAAGCTCGCCAAACCTGGCCGATTCCGGCGCGCTCGATCGGCGCTTCCGCGACATGGCGTTCGGCCATCCAGGAATGGCCATGGTGCTCACCGTCGCCGGGCACATCGTCTACGCCGCCGGAGGCCAGCGCGTGCTGGCGCATTTGGAGGTGGCAAGCGACGAGGGACAGGGCGCACCGGTGACGTGGAGCGACGATGAACACAGTTATCGAATCGCGCGCGCACGGTACTTGAAGCTGGGCACCGGAGTTCCGGACGCGACCGTCGCGATCGCGCTCGACATCACCGAGGACCAGACTTTCCTTCAGGATTTTCGGGAGTTCCTTTGGTTCGGCATCCTGCAGGTTGCGCTTGGCCTAGGCTGGCTTTCGTGGCTGATCACGCGCCGCGGCCTGGCGCCGCTGGAGCGCCTGTCCGCGCAGGTCGCGCTGATTTCGGCCAAAGCCCTCGATCAGCCGATGCCCAGCGGCAACGTCCCGCGCGAGCTTGAGTCGCTGGTCGACGCGTTCAACACCATGCTTTTGCGGTTGCACGAAGCCTTCGCCCGCTTGAGCGAGTTTTCCGACGACATCGCGCACGAACTTCGCACACCGGTCAACAATCTGCTGCTGCAGACCCAGGTCACGCTCGACGGGCATAGCGACCTCGACGCCTATCGGTCTGCGCTGCAAGCCAATGAAGCCGAGTGCCAGCGGCTCGCGCACATGATCTCCGACATGTTGTTCATCGCGAAGGCTGACAATCGACAACTTGCGCTACGTCTTGAGCCGCTGCGCCTTGGCGACGAAGTCGACGGGCTGCTCGATTTCTACGAAAACCTGGCCTCGGCACGAGACATCACGCTCGATAGGAGCGGCGACGCGCGCGTGATCGCGGATCGAATGCTGATCCGCCGTGCGCTGTCGAATCTCCTGTCGAACGCCATCCGATACACCGATGAAGGAGGAACCGTTCGCGTAGCTCTCGAAGCGACGAGCGACGGCGCGATGTGCATCAAGGTGGTCAATCCAGGTCCCGAGATTCCGATCGCGGCGCGGGAGCGCGTTTTCGAGAGGTTGTACCGCGTCGAGCGCGCGCGGTCGGAGCTCGACGCCGAAGGGCGCGGCCTCGGTCTGGCGATCGTCAAGGCAATTGCCGAGTTGCACGGCGGCAGCGTGGGCGTGACTTGCGCGGACGGGTATACATCGTTCGAAATTCGTCTACCCAGCGGAGAGTGA
- a CDS encoding response regulator transcription factor → MKLLIVEDNRALVANLFAYFEARGHILDAAPDGATGLRLASDNHYDAIVLDWTLPRMDGVQVLQELRRSVRKDVPVLMLTAKGEIADKIEALRIGADDYLVKPFDLAELEARLLAQIRRASGRVTDARLQICDLVMDLSTAEVTRDARPIALQPATRRLLEVLMRAAPALVPRERLEEVLWGDDPPDRDLLRSQMHVLRRAIDAPFASKLLHTVPRVGYRLAATATPDDRENE, encoded by the coding sequence ATGAAGCTGCTCATCGTCGAAGACAATCGCGCCTTGGTGGCCAACCTGTTCGCCTACTTCGAGGCGCGCGGCCATATTCTGGACGCAGCGCCCGACGGCGCCACCGGCCTGCGCCTCGCTTCCGACAACCACTATGACGCGATTGTTCTCGACTGGACGCTGCCACGCATGGACGGGGTACAAGTCCTGCAGGAATTGCGCCGAAGCGTGCGCAAGGACGTCCCCGTGCTGATGCTCACAGCCAAGGGAGAAATAGCCGACAAGATAGAGGCGCTGCGCATCGGTGCCGATGATTACCTGGTCAAGCCGTTCGACCTTGCCGAGTTGGAGGCACGGCTGCTTGCGCAGATCCGCCGCGCCAGCGGCCGGGTGACCGATGCTCGGCTGCAGATTTGTGATCTGGTCATGGACCTGAGCACGGCGGAGGTTACGCGCGACGCGCGGCCCATCGCCCTGCAGCCGGCAACCCGCCGCCTGCTCGAAGTGTTGATGCGGGCGGCGCCGGCGCTCGTGCCGCGGGAGCGGCTGGAGGAAGTGCTATGGGGCGACGACCCGCCCGATCGCGACCTGCTTCGCTCGCAGATGCACGTGTTGCGACGTGCGATCGACGCGCCATTTGCGAGCAAGCTGCTGCACACGGTTCCCAGGGTCGGCTATCGACTCGCCGCAACAGCGACCCCCGACGACCGTGAAAACGAATAG
- a CDS encoding inorganic phosphate transporter — MRGIRIQAQTGCIHAQTATGGRLGTPAAIAVLAAAFVLTTLFTQRRIPSSTIQILVFCIVGAGAALHLRIRWDTIAHLVVLWVLAPPVAFVLGYAFTKLFDAIPMLAGSQGAAAHVGRALVVVGGVASLAMGANDVSNATAVFLSVGLCGPLLAGLIGGLGLAIGVLTWGRPLLERVAFDMVKMDLAMATAAQLVQALVVLTAVVFGYFTSMNQALIGAMAGTGFARGRQTIDNKVMLGVVRGWVIGPAAGAVLGYGFAMATRGWWPVSTPWLSLPQAGANARFGRCPVFARPTSHARLKETVGAARVGDRSAAGSGRRYQRSREHLRVPLAKPAGVGAPNARYSPIRQVKRERKWSGLKRKLSAPSQQDGFARSRSTHRLSTGTATASSTGC, encoded by the coding sequence GTGCGTGGAATCCGGATCCAGGCGCAGACGGGGTGCATACATGCGCAAACCGCGACGGGGGGCCGGCTGGGCACGCCTGCGGCCATCGCCGTGCTGGCCGCCGCGTTCGTGCTGACCACGCTGTTCACGCAGCGCCGGATTCCGTCGTCGACCATCCAGATCCTCGTGTTCTGCATCGTCGGCGCTGGAGCCGCGCTGCACCTGCGTATCCGTTGGGACACCATCGCGCACCTGGTCGTGCTGTGGGTCCTCGCCCCGCCCGTGGCCTTCGTCCTGGGCTATGCCTTCACCAAGCTGTTCGACGCGATTCCGATGCTGGCCGGCTCCCAGGGTGCGGCCGCGCATGTCGGCCGAGCCCTGGTCGTCGTCGGCGGCGTCGCGTCGCTGGCCATGGGCGCGAACGATGTCTCCAATGCAACCGCGGTGTTTCTCTCCGTCGGGCTGTGCGGACCGTTGCTGGCCGGCCTGATCGGCGGGCTCGGTCTGGCCATCGGTGTGCTGACCTGGGGGCGGCCGCTGCTCGAGCGAGTGGCTTTCGACATGGTCAAGATGGACCTTGCCATGGCGACGGCGGCCCAGTTGGTGCAAGCCCTCGTCGTGCTAACAGCGGTGGTGTTCGGCTACTTCACGTCCATGAACCAGGCGTTGATCGGCGCCATGGCCGGCACCGGCTTCGCGCGGGGCCGGCAGACCATCGACAACAAGGTCATGCTCGGGGTGGTGCGCGGCTGGGTCATCGGGCCGGCGGCGGGTGCCGTGCTCGGGTACGGATTCGCCATGGCCACTCGTGGCTGGTGGCCGGTGAGCACACCATGGCTCTCGTTGCCACAAGCAGGGGCCAACGCCCGTTTTGGCCGATGTCCAGTCTTCGCCCGACCAACGTCGCATGCTCGGCTAAAAGAGACGGTGGGAGCGGCCCGCGTCGGCGACCGCAGTGCTGCCGGCAGCGGTCGCCGATATCAACGATCGCGTGAGCATCTGCGCGTACCACTGGCGAAGCCTGCAGGCGTGGGGGCGCCTAATGCAAGATACTCCCCGATACGGCAAGTAAAGAGGGAGCGGAAGTGGAGTGGTCTGAAGAGGAAATTAAGCGCGCCATCGCAGCAAGACGGATTCGCGCGATCACGCTCGACACATCGGCTTTCGACAGGAACGGCAACCGCTTCGAGCACGGGCTGCTAG
- a CDS encoding HAMP domain-containing sensor histidine kinase, which translates to MIAVGGFLNDRHERLVWMSLLGDVMVRDLRAAHLPAGDVNPPRVRLVDLDSPAARSLPAEVRRLGPGLYDDIDPENLPYAVLVRDVQGHRMAALIDISAQRAQERRLAYLLDAIVALGLALLMVATWWLAGRLLRPVSRLVGAVHALDPSLREARLTPGYQLHEIQALETAFNGFLQRLDGFVLREREFVDTASHELRTPISVIAGAAQVLESETLGADGQRALQRIRLTTDSMQDTLAALLQLAKEPSPAAAPAPLALETWLPDLIDDYRPLLEGRPLSLEVGTIESASVRVAPAVAAMIFGNLVRNAIEHTPAGRLEIGLRKGVFSIDSRGDALDAAAVARLYRSLALADAGRTLGAGIGLYLVRQLCDRLGWSLAYTHGESGELQVRLDLHLRDDGRSEPTTN; encoded by the coding sequence GTGATCGCTGTCGGAGGGTTCCTGAACGACCGGCACGAGCGCCTGGTATGGATGAGCCTGCTCGGCGACGTGATGGTGCGCGATCTGCGGGCTGCCCACCTTCCGGCGGGCGACGTCAACCCGCCGAGGGTACGCCTCGTCGACCTCGACTCGCCCGCCGCGCGGAGCCTGCCGGCCGAGGTGCGCCGCCTCGGTCCGGGGCTGTACGACGACATCGACCCGGAGAACCTGCCTTACGCAGTCCTGGTGCGGGACGTTCAGGGCCATCGAATGGCAGCGCTGATCGACATCTCGGCGCAGCGGGCACAGGAGCGCCGTCTCGCCTACCTGCTCGATGCGATCGTCGCGCTGGGGCTTGCGCTGCTGATGGTTGCCACCTGGTGGCTTGCCGGCAGGTTGTTACGCCCCGTTTCACGTCTGGTGGGCGCCGTGCATGCACTCGATCCATCGCTGCGCGAGGCGCGTTTGACGCCGGGGTACCAGTTGCATGAGATCCAGGCGCTGGAGACCGCATTCAACGGCTTTCTGCAGCGGCTCGACGGCTTCGTGCTGCGCGAGCGCGAGTTCGTCGACACTGCGAGCCACGAACTGCGCACGCCGATCTCGGTCATCGCTGGAGCCGCCCAGGTGCTCGAGTCCGAAACGCTCGGCGCCGATGGTCAGCGGGCGCTGCAGCGCATCCGCCTCACGACCGATTCCATGCAGGACACGCTGGCGGCCCTGCTGCAGCTCGCCAAGGAGCCCTCGCCAGCGGCTGCGCCTGCGCCCCTGGCGCTGGAAACATGGTTGCCCGACCTGATCGATGACTACCGGCCCCTGCTCGAAGGGCGGCCGCTTTCCCTGGAGGTCGGCACCATTGAATCCGCCTCGGTGCGTGTTGCGCCCGCTGTTGCGGCGATGATCTTCGGCAATCTGGTCCGCAATGCCATTGAGCACACTCCGGCTGGGCGTCTGGAGATCGGCCTTCGGAAGGGTGTGTTTTCCATCGACAGCCGGGGCGATGCGTTGGACGCCGCCGCGGTGGCCCGTCTCTATCGCTCGCTTGCCCTTGCCGATGCCGGACGCACCCTTGGAGCCGGTATCGGACTGTATCTGGTGCGGCAGTTGTGCGATCGGCTGGGGTGGAGCCTCGCCTACACGCACGGCGAATCGGGTGAGCTGCAAGTGCGGCTGGACCTGCATCTGCGTGACGACGGCCGGTCTGAGCCGACGACAAATTGA
- a CDS encoding efflux RND transporter permease subunit — protein sequence MRAIVEFCLRLRWLVLFAALALTLVGVVAVIHAPYDVFPEFGQPSVTVVTNAAGLAPRQIEALVTTPVEDAVNGIPGLAHLRSQSMEGLSVVTAVFGGRTDVYRDQQLVAQRVAPLSAMLPPGATPVIAPLQSSTGVALSIGLSSSKLSLMQLTQIARWTVRPALLAVPGVSKVVIFGAQPEQFQAQFDPRKLVALHIGLNQLTTAAAESSGVRGAGVVDTPNQQLFLMSHGQATTPAALAYSLLVRRAHQSVTLGEVAHVVAAPPPAIGGALVGTKPGLLLVVGSQYGANTLAVTRGLDRALATLAPVFRHNGIAVEPNGLRPASFIDTALRDVRNSLSIGALLIVLVLYLALRNWRTAVISFAAIPLSLLAAALILDHFGFSLNTLSLGGLAIALGEVVDDAVVGVENIHRRLRENRALAQPRPVYEVMLRATMEVRKAVIFATLAVTIVFLPVLRLSGVAGRMFSPLALAYIFAILSSLAVALTVTPALAMLLLGHSHLDPKDPPLVASAKRGYGRLLAGVHRRPGPVWALVGVIVVAGLASVPLLRTSFLPRFNENDLIVHFQTAPGTSLATTMDIGKRAVAIMQRMPEVAHVVMHAGRAHLSNGNALTNKAEIDVGLSTKGNADSAATEARILEAVRGAPGVRWWANTFLTERIHETLSGVTAPVVVTLYGRHLSALNDDAQRVAEALRQVPGAAGVRIQAPPGTPELSITLDRAALTRYGFTPTQILKAIQTCYSGTMVGRVYTAGASLPIVVVLPPSLRSDPSAIAKVPLVNRDGTVVLLGALARIRERSGQSLILHRSAQRVQLVTANVSGSASHFVTLARHRLAHLPLTSGDYLRIGGTAAASGQARLQLALDFGLALAAILGLLFIALRDGRTVALLAVNLPFALVGGIAAIWIARLPISLGAAVGFVTVFGITLRNSIMLLSHYRTLVTEEGLPWSWETARLGAMNRLAPILMTASVTALGLLPLAIGAHLPGQEIEGPMAIVILGGLFSSTALTLLVLPTLALRFARFVAVEPWGTAAAQSSMP from the coding sequence ATGCGTGCAATCGTCGAGTTCTGCCTGCGTCTTCGCTGGCTGGTGCTGTTCGCGGCGCTCGCGCTGACGCTCGTGGGCGTCGTCGCGGTCATCCATGCGCCCTATGACGTGTTCCCCGAGTTCGGGCAACCCTCGGTTACGGTCGTGACCAACGCCGCGGGGCTGGCGCCCCGACAGATCGAGGCGCTGGTCACCACTCCGGTGGAGGATGCCGTCAACGGCATTCCCGGCCTTGCGCACCTGCGCTCGCAATCGATGGAAGGGCTGTCGGTGGTCACCGCCGTGTTCGGTGGCCGCACCGATGTGTATCGCGACCAGCAACTCGTGGCGCAAAGGGTGGCACCGCTGAGCGCCATGCTGCCGCCCGGAGCGACCCCGGTGATCGCGCCCCTGCAATCATCGACCGGGGTGGCGTTGTCCATCGGACTGAGCTCGTCCAAGCTGTCGCTGATGCAGTTGACCCAGATCGCTCGCTGGACCGTCCGTCCGGCGCTGCTCGCCGTGCCCGGGGTGTCGAAGGTGGTGATCTTCGGGGCGCAGCCTGAGCAGTTCCAGGCACAGTTCGACCCGCGCAAGCTCGTGGCCTTGCACATCGGGCTGAATCAGCTCACCACGGCGGCGGCCGAATCGAGCGGGGTGCGCGGCGCAGGTGTCGTCGATACGCCCAACCAGCAACTCTTCCTGATGAGTCATGGCCAGGCCACAACTCCGGCAGCGCTGGCCTACAGCCTGCTGGTGCGCCGCGCGCACCAGAGCGTGACACTGGGCGAGGTCGCGCACGTGGTGGCCGCGCCGCCACCGGCCATCGGCGGCGCGCTGGTGGGTACCAAGCCAGGTCTGCTGCTGGTCGTGGGTTCCCAGTACGGCGCCAACACGCTCGCCGTGACCCGCGGTCTGGATCGCGCGCTTGCGACCCTGGCGCCGGTGTTCCGGCACAATGGGATTGCGGTCGAGCCCAACGGTCTGCGTCCGGCCTCGTTCATCGACACTGCCCTGCGCGACGTGCGCAACTCGCTTTCCATCGGCGCGCTGTTGATCGTGCTGGTGCTGTACCTTGCACTGCGCAACTGGCGCACGGCGGTCATCTCGTTCGCGGCGATCCCGTTGTCGCTGCTCGCCGCCGCGCTGATCCTGGATCATTTCGGCTTCAGCCTGAACACGCTCTCGCTCGGCGGCCTGGCGATTGCGCTGGGCGAAGTGGTGGACGATGCCGTGGTGGGCGTGGAGAACATCCATCGCCGCCTGCGGGAGAATCGTGCCCTGGCCCAGCCGCGGCCCGTCTACGAGGTCATGCTGCGCGCGACCATGGAGGTGCGCAAGGCCGTGATTTTCGCCACACTGGCGGTGACCATCGTGTTTCTGCCCGTGCTGCGCCTCTCGGGCGTTGCAGGGCGCATGTTCAGCCCGCTGGCGCTGGCCTACATCTTTGCCATCCTTTCCTCGCTGGCGGTCGCGCTCACGGTGACCCCCGCGTTGGCGATGCTGCTCCTTGGGCATAGCCATCTCGATCCCAAGGATCCGCCACTGGTGGCCAGTGCCAAGCGGGGCTACGGTCGGCTGCTGGCCGGCGTGCATAGGCGTCCCGGCCCGGTGTGGGCCTTGGTGGGGGTGATCGTGGTCGCCGGCCTGGCCAGCGTGCCGTTGCTGCGCACCAGCTTCCTGCCTCGGTTCAACGAGAACGACCTCATCGTGCATTTCCAGACGGCGCCCGGCACGTCGCTGGCGACAACGATGGACATCGGGAAGCGCGCCGTGGCGATCATGCAGCGCATGCCCGAGGTGGCGCATGTGGTGATGCACGCCGGGCGAGCCCACCTGTCCAACGGCAATGCGCTGACCAACAAGGCGGAGATCGACGTGGGTTTGAGCACCAAGGGCAACGCCGACAGCGCCGCCACCGAGGCACGCATCCTGGAGGCGGTCCGTGGAGCGCCGGGAGTGCGCTGGTGGGCCAACACCTTCCTCACTGAGCGTATCCACGAGACGCTGTCGGGCGTGACCGCCCCCGTGGTGGTGACCCTCTACGGCCGCCATCTCTCGGCGCTGAACGACGACGCCCAACGCGTCGCCGAGGCGCTGCGTCAGGTGCCGGGAGCGGCCGGGGTGCGTATCCAGGCGCCCCCCGGTACTCCGGAACTCTCGATCACGCTCGACCGCGCGGCGCTGACACGCTATGGCTTCACGCCGACGCAGATCCTGAAGGCCATCCAGACCTGCTACAGCGGCACCATGGTCGGCCGGGTGTATACGGCAGGAGCATCGTTGCCCATCGTGGTGGTGCTTCCCCCATCCCTGCGCTCGGACCCATCAGCGATCGCGAAGGTGCCGCTGGTCAACCGCGACGGCACGGTCGTGTTGCTGGGCGCGCTGGCACGCATTCGCGAGCGCTCCGGCCAATCGCTCATCCTTCACCGCAGCGCGCAGCGCGTGCAGCTCGTCACCGCCAACGTCAGCGGTAGTGCCAGCCACTTCGTGACCTTGGCCCGCCACCGGCTTGCGCATCTCCCCCTGACGTCGGGCGACTACCTGCGCATCGGCGGCACGGCGGCAGCGTCGGGCCAAGCCAGACTGCAATTGGCGCTGGATTTCGGACTGGCCCTGGCAGCGATCCTGGGCCTGCTGTTCATCGCGCTGCGCGACGGGCGGACGGTGGCGCTGCTGGCCGTGAACCTTCCCTTCGCGCTGGTGGGTGGGATTGCCGCAATCTGGATCGCCCGTTTGCCCATCTCGCTGGGCGCGGCAGTCGGCTTCGTGACGGTGTTCGGGATTACCCTGCGCAACTCGATCATGCTGCTGTCGCATTACCGGACACTGGTGACCGAGGAGGGCCTGCCCTGGTCCTGGGAGACGGCGCGCCTCGGAGCGATGAACCGGCTTGCGCCCATCCTGATGACGGCCTCGGTCACGGCGCTGGGCTTGCTGCCGTTAGCGATCGGCGCACATCTTCCCGGTCAGGAGATCGAAGGGCCGATGGCCATCGTGATTCTCGGCGGCTTGTTCAGTTCGACCGCGCTGACCCTGCTGGTGCTGCCGACCCTGGCGCTTCGCTTCGCGCGGTTCGTGGCGGTGGAGCCGTGGGGTACCGCCGCGGCACAGTCGTCGATGCCATGA
- a CDS encoding heavy metal response regulator transcription factor, with protein sequence MRVLIVEDQATTRHYLKLGLEQAGFRVDAAADGAEGLQLALDEHYDVIVLDVMLPLLDGWQVLRQLRGAGRDVPVLFLTAREAIDDRVKGLELGADDYLVKPFAFTELLARLRARLRRDQPTQIVDHLNVAELHLDVLRRRATRAGRRIELTPKEFALLELLMRRRGEVIPRLQIASEIWDINFDSGTNVVDVAVSRLRSKVDDGFDVKLIRTVRGVGYVLDVPEA encoded by the coding sequence GTGAGAGTATTGATCGTCGAAGACCAGGCAACGACGCGGCATTACCTGAAACTCGGCCTCGAGCAGGCGGGCTTCCGTGTCGATGCGGCGGCCGACGGCGCCGAAGGCCTGCAGCTCGCGCTTGACGAGCACTACGACGTCATCGTGCTTGACGTCATGCTTCCTCTGCTCGATGGATGGCAGGTGCTGCGCCAACTGCGCGGCGCTGGGCGCGACGTGCCAGTACTGTTCCTCACCGCGCGTGAGGCGATCGACGACCGCGTCAAGGGACTGGAACTCGGTGCCGACGACTACCTCGTCAAACCCTTCGCATTTACCGAGCTGCTTGCGCGGCTGCGTGCGCGGTTGCGGCGCGACCAGCCGACGCAGATCGTCGACCACCTGAACGTCGCCGAACTGCATCTCGACGTGCTGCGCCGGCGTGCGACTCGCGCCGGTCGGCGCATCGAGTTGACGCCGAAGGAGTTCGCGTTGCTCGAACTGCTGATGCGACGCCGCGGCGAAGTGATCCCGCGGCTGCAGATTGCCTCGGAGATCTGGGACATCAACTTCGACAGCGGAACCAACGTGGTCGACGTCGCAGTTAGCCGGCTGCGCAGCAAGGTCGACGACGGATTCGACGTGAAGCTGATCAGGACGGTGCGCGGCGTCGGCTACGTGCTCGACGTGCCCGAAGCATGA